A part of Pseudochaenichthys georgianus chromosome 23, fPseGeo1.2, whole genome shotgun sequence genomic DNA contains:
- the LOC117439025 gene encoding LOW QUALITY PROTEIN: crossover junction endonuclease EME1-like (The sequence of the model RefSeq protein was modified relative to this genomic sequence to represent the inferred CDS: inserted 1 base in 1 codon) has translation MREHGGCSDSSSDLDEEFPVFDFLQSGRHPHPASQSSTDNTYSGNVGTYSGAADVMMISSDSDDDAPYVPLAQRLKQRQETVISASSSVTNGKDAQHYSPSKLGDLQLSRQNGLSESEQPLSFHQVRTVSPDEAAVFPQQGCHPPTPRRMLPSTRXEIQSSRKEVLMKKQNREGHQSAKEGHRQEQERQRAERKALAEAAKALRPEECIKHMVVAVDPALLQLEGGGTLLAALQALGCNCAIEKQGIPRSVSWMRRAPCAQPEDAECVREALVVMQMTVDDFITLTHSYIQEQRHGAGSGPTLSSWVQQHQTRHPAKTLSLVVLDLEKYFRSQKSQTKKQNGGEEGGVKKRRKNGGAQILPEVSRVDMEEAVVHLQLHNGVSVCFLSTWKDFSEHITMTTKAVAEAPFKQEREKTGFSFYLESEWAGGQRVDKAGKGLLQVWRRQIQQLNRVSPDMASALLAAYPSPQLLHKAYSQCQSERESVSLLSELLIRRGEGVTSTTRHVGPELSRRLFLLMTSCDPENTLDSTV, from the exons ATGAGGGAACATGGTGGCTGCAGTGACTCCAGCAGCGACCTGGATGAGGAGTTTCCGGTGTTTGACTTCCTGCAGTCGGGTCGACACCCCCACCCAGCTTCCCAGAGCAGCACAGATAACACATACTCAGGCAATGTGGGCACATATTCAGGAGCGGCTGATGTAATGATGATCAGCAGCGATTCTGATGACGATGCACCTTATGTCCCTTTGGCACAGAGACTCAAACAAAGACAGGAAACTGTGATTAGTGCCTCCTCGTCTGTCACTAATGGGAAAGATGCTCAACACTATTCGCCATCCAAACTGGGTGATCTACAGCTCTCTCGGCAGAATGGCTTGTCAGAGTCAGAGCAGCCGCTCAGCTTCCATCAGGTGAGAACAGTGAGCCCAGATGAGGCTGCAGTTTTCCCTCAGCAGGGCTGCCACCCGCCGACACCAAGAAGAATGCTGCCAAGCACAC TGGAGATCCAGAGCTCCAGGAAAGAGGTTCTGATGAAGAAGCAAAACAGGGAGGGCCATCAGAGTGCCAAGGAGGGGCACCGGCAGGAACAGGAGAGGCAGAGAGCCGAGAGGAAAGCTCTGGCTGAGGCTGCCAAGGCTCTGAGGCCGGAGGAGTGCATCAAGCACATGGTGGTGGCTGTCGACCCAG CTCTCTTACAGCTGGAAGGAGGCGGGACTCTGCTGGCGGCGCTGCAGGCTCTGGGCTGTAATTGCGCCATCGAGAAACAAGGCATCCCACGCAGTGTGAGCTGGATGAGGAGGGCCCCCTGTGcacag CCAGAGGATGCAGAGTGTGTACGAGAGGCACTTGTTGTGATGCAGATGACCGTTGATGACTTCATCACTCTGACCCACAGCTACATTCAG gagcAGAGGCATGGCGCAGGCTCCGGTCCCACGCTGAGCTCCTGGGTGCAGCAGCATCAGACACGTCACCCTGCTAAGACCCTCAGCCTGGTGGTCCTCGACCTGGAGAAATACTTCAG ATCGCAGAAGTCACAAACAAAGAAACAGAATGgaggtgaggaggggggagtgAAGAAAAGGAGGAAAAACGGAGGAGCCCAGATTCTCCCTGAGGTGTCCCGGGTCGACATGGAGGAG GCAGTGGTGCATCTCCAGCTCCACAATGGTGTCTCTGTCTGCTTCCTGTCAACCTGGAAGGACTTCTCAGAACacatcaccatgacaaccaaagCTGTTGCAGAAGCCCCGTTCAA GCAAGAGAGGGAGAAGACAGGCTTCTCCTTCTATCTCGAGAGTGAGTGGGCGGGGGGGCAGCGAGTGGATAAGGCTGGGAAGGGGCTGCTGCAGGTGTGGAGGAGACAGATCCAGCAGCTAAACAGAGTTAGTCCGGACATGGCCTCCGCCCTCCTGGCAGCGTATCCCTCCCCACAGCTGCTCCACAAG GCCTACAGTCAATGTCAGAGTGAGCGtgagagtgtttctctgctGTCTGAGCTGCTGATCCGCAGAGGAGAAGGCGTTACCTCCACGACCCGCCACGTCGGCCCTGAGCTGTCCAGACGCCTCTTCCTGCTTATGACCTCCTGTGACCCCGAGAACACCCTGGACTCCACTGTCTGA